One part of the Lachnospiraceae bacterium JLR.KK002 genome encodes these proteins:
- a CDS encoding TM1266 family iron-only hydrogenase system putative regulator → MESRVAIIGIIVEEEESVEALNGILHGYGTYIIGRMGIPYPKKGINIISIAVDAPQDIISALSGKLGKLAGVSSKTAYSKM, encoded by the coding sequence ATGGAATCACGGGTAGCCATTATCGGCATTATTGTAGAAGAGGAAGAATCTGTGGAAGCGCTGAACGGGATTCTTCACGGATACGGAACGTATATTATCGGGAGAATGGGAATTCCCTACCCCAAAAAGGGAATCAATATTATCAGCATTGCGGTGGATGCACCCCAGGATATTATCAGCGCCCTTTCCGGGAAACTGGGGAAGCTGGCCGGAGTCAGCAGCAAAACCGCCTATTCCAAAATGTAA
- a CDS encoding class I SAM-dependent rRNA methyltransferase produces the protein MEEAVVTLKKGAGRTIKSGGLWIYDNEIASVEGDVADGDVVSVHDFDGYPMGKGFLNPKSKISIRMMSRDKEQKINADFIKRRVRNAWEYRKKTVDTSSCRLIFGEADWLPGLVVDKFSDVLVVQSLALGIDRFKEEIIEDLKECMAEDGVRIRGVYERSDAKVRRQEGMELQKGFLGPEFDTKVEIVENGVHYLVDVKDGQKTGFFLDQKYNRKAIQPLCVHAKVLDCFTHTGSFALNAGIAGADSVLGVDASRLAVTQAQENAVLNGLSDRVKFTCADVFELLPELERRGETFDVVILDPPAFTKSRNSIKNAVKGYREINLRAMKLVKDGGYLATCSCSHFMDAELFARTIRQAADNVHRRLRQVEFRTQGPDHPILWAAEESYYLKFYIFQVCREI, from the coding sequence ATGGAAGAAGCAGTTGTTACGCTGAAAAAGGGCGCAGGGAGAACCATAAAATCCGGCGGACTCTGGATTTATGACAATGAGATTGCATCAGTGGAAGGAGATGTTGCAGACGGAGATGTGGTATCCGTCCATGATTTTGACGGTTATCCCATGGGAAAAGGGTTCCTCAATCCCAAATCCAAAATCAGCATACGCATGATGTCACGGGATAAAGAGCAGAAAATAAATGCAGATTTTATAAAAAGGCGGGTCAGGAATGCCTGGGAATACCGGAAGAAAACGGTGGATACCAGTTCCTGCCGGCTGATTTTCGGAGAGGCCGACTGGCTGCCGGGGCTGGTGGTGGATAAATTCTCGGATGTTCTGGTGGTACAGTCCCTGGCCCTGGGCATTGACCGGTTCAAAGAGGAAATTATAGAGGATTTGAAAGAATGCATGGCAGAGGACGGCGTCCGGATTCGGGGCGTTTATGAGCGCAGCGACGCAAAGGTGCGCAGACAGGAAGGCATGGAGCTGCAGAAAGGCTTTCTGGGGCCGGAATTTGACACAAAAGTGGAAATTGTGGAAAACGGCGTCCATTATCTGGTGGATGTGAAAGACGGGCAGAAAACAGGATTTTTCCTGGACCAGAAATACAACCGGAAGGCTATTCAGCCTCTGTGCGTCCATGCAAAAGTACTGGACTGTTTTACCCATACGGGTTCTTTTGCATTAAACGCCGGGATTGCCGGGGCAGATTCGGTGCTGGGAGTGGACGCCTCCCGCCTTGCAGTAACCCAGGCGCAGGAAAATGCGGTTCTGAACGGGCTGTCTGATCGGGTGAAATTCACCTGTGCGGATGTGTTTGAGCTGCTGCCGGAGCTGGAGCGCCGGGGAGAAACCTTTGACGTGGTGATTCTGGACCCGCCTGCCTTTACCAAATCCAGAAATTCCATAAAAAATGCAGTGAAAGGGTACCGGGAAATCAATCTTCGGGCCATGAAGCTGGTGAAAGACGGAGGATATCTGGCCACCTGCTCCTGTTCCCATTTTATGGACGCGGAGCTCTTTGCCAGAACTATCCGCCAGGCGGCGGACAATGTGCACAGGCGCCTGCGGCAGGTGGAATTCAGAACTCAGGGGCCGGATCATCCCATTTTGTGGGCGGCAGAAGAATCTTATTACCTGAAATTCTATATATTTCAGGTGTGCAGGGAGATTTAG
- a CDS encoding TrkH family potassium uptake protein: protein MNYSIIRYILCRVLEFQAWFLALPCAVALIYKEKEGWAYGVVLVGCLLLGALGKMKKPKSNVFYAREGFVTVSLSWIVLSLTGALPLYLSGEISSYTEALFEIISGLTTTGASILQDVEVLSRCNLFWRSFSHWIGGMGVLVLILAILPLAGGYNMHLMRAESPGPTVGKLVPRVKNTARNLYKMYVVLTIVQILLLLITGMSLFESLTLSFGTAGTGGFGVLNSSIGSYSMASQAVITVFMILFGINFNVYYLLWTRKPLQALQHEEMRYYLGLILASVLLITINIRGGFQSVFDAFHHAAFQVASIITTTGYSTTDFNQWPEFSKVILVLLMFAGACAGSTGGGIKISRVVIMMKLVKNELSYLIHPKRVRQIHFEKRVVNKDVLRSICVFFIAYAFVFALSLLLISLDGLDFTTNFTAVAATLNNIGPGLEQVGPAANFAVYSQPAKYVLMFDMLAGRLELFPILLLMAPSTWKRR from the coding sequence ATGAATTATTCGATTATCAGGTATATTCTCTGCCGGGTACTGGAATTTCAGGCATGGTTTCTGGCTCTTCCCTGCGCAGTGGCACTGATTTACAAGGAAAAAGAAGGATGGGCATACGGAGTGGTACTGGTGGGCTGTCTTCTGCTGGGGGCCCTTGGCAAAATGAAAAAGCCCAAAAGCAATGTGTTTTACGCCAGAGAAGGATTTGTGACAGTATCCTTAAGCTGGATTGTGCTGAGCCTTACGGGAGCGCTGCCCCTGTACCTGTCCGGAGAGATTTCCAGTTACACAGAAGCATTGTTTGAGATTATTTCCGGTCTGACCACTACGGGGGCCAGTATTCTGCAAGATGTGGAAGTTCTTTCCAGATGTAATCTGTTCTGGCGCAGTTTCAGCCACTGGATTGGCGGAATGGGGGTACTGGTGCTGATTCTGGCTATTCTTCCGCTGGCAGGAGGCTACAATATGCATCTCATGCGGGCGGAGAGCCCTGGGCCCACAGTGGGAAAACTGGTTCCGAGGGTGAAAAACACAGCCCGGAATCTGTATAAAATGTATGTGGTTCTGACTATTGTTCAGATTCTGCTGCTGCTGATTACCGGGATGTCCCTGTTTGAATCCCTGACGCTGTCGTTCGGTACTGCCGGAACCGGAGGATTCGGTGTGCTGAACAGCAGTATCGGGTCGTATTCCATGGCCTCCCAGGCAGTGATTACGGTTTTTATGATTTTATTCGGTATAAATTTTAACGTATATTACCTGCTCTGGACCAGAAAGCCTCTGCAGGCGCTGCAGCATGAGGAAATGAGATATTATCTGGGACTGATTCTGGCGTCTGTCCTCCTGATTACCATAAATATCAGAGGAGGATTTCAGTCTGTATTTGACGCTTTTCATCATGCGGCCTTTCAGGTGGCGTCCATTATCACCACCACAGGCTATTCCACCACGGATTTTAACCAGTGGCCGGAATTTTCCAAAGTCATTCTGGTGCTGCTGATGTTTGCGGGAGCCTGTGCAGGCAGTACCGGAGGGGGAATTAAGATTTCCCGTGTGGTTATTATGATGAAACTGGTAAAAAATGAACTGTCTTACCTGATTCATCCAAAAAGGGTGCGGCAGATACATTTTGAGAAACGAGTGGTCAACAAGGATGTACTGCGCTCGATTTGCGTGTTTTTTATTGCCTATGCCTTTGTATTTGCTCTGTCCCTTCTGCTGATTTCCCTGGACGGGCTGGATTTTACCACCAATTTTACTGCGGTGGCAGCCACGTTGAACAATATCGGGCCGGGGCTGGAGCAGGTGGGGCCGGCGGCTAATTTTGCGGTGTATTCCCAGCCGGCCAAATATGTGCTGATGTTTGACATGCTGGCAGGACGCCTGGAACTGTTTCCCATTCTGCTGCTGATGGCTCCCTCCACCTGGAAACGGAGGTAA
- the trpD gene encoding anthranilate phosphoribosyltransferase, whose product MKEAIQKVVDGQNLTEEEAKRVMNIMLSGEAGQAQLGAFLTALRMKGETLEELTGFAAVLKEKAEHIAPKVENYLDLVGTGGDRTFTFNVSTTAAFVAAGAGLPIAKHGNRSISSKSGAGDVLEALGVNIMAEPQVVTRCVEEAGIGFMFAQNFNKSMKYVGQARTEMGIRSVFNILGPLANPSDAKFMVVGVYDPALTDMVAKVLSRLGVVRGYVVSGEDHMDEFTLTGKTTVSEISEGKVTTRQVTPEEFGLKEASLEELQGGNGAQNARITTAILKGEERGARREIVLLNAGAALCAGGRAATIKEGIVMAAESIDSGKAYHILEELVKISNEPSAA is encoded by the coding sequence ATGAAAGAAGCGATTCAGAAAGTGGTAGACGGACAGAATTTAACAGAGGAAGAAGCAAAAAGAGTCATGAACATTATGTTAAGCGGAGAGGCAGGCCAGGCTCAGCTGGGCGCATTTCTCACAGCCCTTCGCATGAAAGGAGAAACCCTGGAAGAATTAACGGGATTTGCGGCAGTATTAAAGGAGAAAGCAGAGCATATCGCTCCGAAGGTGGAGAATTATCTGGATCTGGTGGGAACCGGAGGAGACAGGACCTTTACTTTTAATGTGTCCACGACAGCGGCATTTGTGGCGGCAGGGGCAGGACTTCCCATTGCAAAACACGGAAACCGTTCCATTTCCAGCAAAAGCGGCGCCGGCGATGTACTGGAAGCGCTGGGAGTCAACATCATGGCGGAACCTCAGGTGGTAACCAGATGTGTGGAGGAGGCAGGCATTGGATTTATGTTTGCCCAGAATTTTAATAAATCCATGAAATATGTGGGGCAGGCCAGGACAGAAATGGGAATCCGTTCCGTATTTAATATTCTGGGGCCTCTGGCCAATCCTTCGGATGCGAAATTCATGGTGGTAGGGGTATATGACCCTGCTCTGACAGACATGGTGGCAAAGGTTCTGAGTCGGCTGGGTGTGGTAAGGGGATATGTGGTGAGCGGTGAGGACCATATGGACGAATTTACCCTGACCGGGAAAACCACGGTTTCCGAAATCAGCGAAGGAAAGGTGACAACCCGTCAGGTAACACCGGAGGAATTCGGCCTGAAAGAGGCCTCTCTGGAGGAACTGCAGGGCGGAAACGGGGCGCAGAATGCCAGAATTACCACCGCCATTCTCAAAGGGGAAGAACGGGGCGCCCGCCGGGAGATTGTGCTGCTGAACGCAGGAGCCGCACTGTGCGCAGGCGGCAGAGCCGCAACCATAAAAGAAGGAATCGTTATGGCGGCAGAATCCATAGATTCCGGAAAAGCGTATCACATTCTGGAAGAACTTGTGAAAATATCCAATGAACCCTCAGCGGCCTGA
- the trpB gene encoding tryptophan synthase subunit beta, translated as MEHNADKRYYGAYGGQYVSESLMNTLEELEAAFEEAIRDEKFLEEYRYYLKQYVGRETPLYYAKRLSEKYGTKIYLKREDLNHTGAHKINNVIGQILLARRMGKKKVIAETGAGQHGVAAATGAALVGMECTVYMGAEDIRRQALNVLRMELLGARVVEVTSGSKTLKDATNEAIRTWSKTAEDTFYVIGSAVGPYPYPKMVKEFQRVISQEARRQILEAEGRLPDTVLACVGGGSNSIGMFAEFLEDTSVHLVGVEAAGLGIETGRHASAMALGQPGTLHGMKSYLLQNEDGNIQLAYSISAGLDYPGVGPEHAYLRDTGRVEYVSVTDTEAMDALQELCRLEGIIPAIESAHALAYARKQAENMKKDDIMLICLSGRGDKDVQTVADYRKGAGK; from the coding sequence ATGGAACATAACGCAGATAAGAGATATTACGGAGCATATGGCGGACAGTATGTGTCGGAATCACTGATGAATACGCTGGAAGAACTGGAAGCAGCTTTTGAGGAAGCCATCCGGGATGAAAAATTTCTGGAAGAATACCGGTATTATTTAAAACAGTATGTGGGAAGGGAAACACCCCTTTATTATGCAAAACGCCTGAGTGAGAAATACGGTACAAAAATTTATCTGAAACGGGAGGATTTGAACCATACGGGAGCACACAAAATCAATAATGTAATCGGACAGATTCTTCTGGCCAGACGGATGGGCAAAAAGAAAGTGATTGCCGAGACCGGGGCCGGGCAGCATGGAGTGGCTGCCGCCACGGGAGCAGCACTGGTGGGTATGGAATGTACCGTGTATATGGGGGCGGAAGATATCCGGCGACAGGCATTAAATGTATTGCGCATGGAACTGCTGGGCGCCAGGGTGGTGGAAGTTACCTCCGGAAGCAAAACCCTCAAAGACGCCACCAACGAGGCTATCCGTACCTGGTCCAAAACAGCGGAAGACACCTTTTATGTAATAGGCTCTGCCGTGGGCCCGTACCCCTATCCCAAAATGGTAAAGGAATTTCAGCGGGTCATCAGCCAGGAAGCCAGAAGGCAGATTCTGGAAGCGGAAGGCAGACTGCCGGATACGGTGCTGGCATGTGTGGGCGGCGGCTCCAATTCTATCGGGATGTTTGCAGAATTTCTGGAGGATACTTCCGTTCATCTGGTTGGCGTGGAAGCCGCGGGGCTTGGAATTGAAACAGGCAGACACGCCAGTGCCATGGCATTGGGACAGCCGGGAACCCTTCATGGCATGAAATCTTATCTGCTGCAGAATGAAGACGGAAATATACAGCTTGCCTATTCCATTTCCGCCGGACTGGATTATCCGGGCGTGGGGCCGGAACACGCATATCTGCGGGATACGGGAAGGGTGGAATACGTGTCAGTCACGGATACGGAAGCCATGGACGCACTGCAGGAGCTTTGCAGGCTGGAAGGGATTATTCCCGCCATCGAGAGCGCCCATGCCCTGGCATATGCCAGAAAGCAGGCAGAAAATATGAAGAAAGACGACATTATGCTGATATGTCTTTCCGGCCGGGGAGATAAGGACGTTCAGACAGTAGCAGATTACAGGAAAGGAGCAGGAAAATGA
- the trpA gene encoding tryptophan synthase subunit alpha: MKNRIEQKMEQLESRQEKAFITYMTAGLPDFAGCKELIRTQEKAGTDILELGIPFSDPVADGPVIQNASCKAIQQGVSLKKVFEMMQEIRAEGVEIPIIFMLYYNTIFHCGLEHFVSECVRCGVDGVIVPDLPLEEQEELKHALEPEHAPILIQLVSPVSASRVPHILENARGFVYCVSGMGVTGQSGAFHREIIRYLSAVKAVSGIPVMMGFGIRSAEDVAPMKDIIDGAIVGSHFISLMEEYGYSPEKAGAYCRTFRQQLNAL, from the coding sequence ATGAAAAACAGAATTGAACAGAAAATGGAACAGCTGGAAAGCCGGCAGGAAAAGGCATTTATTACGTATATGACCGCAGGGCTTCCGGATTTTGCAGGATGCAAAGAACTGATAAGAACACAGGAGAAGGCAGGCACGGATATCCTGGAGCTGGGGATTCCCTTTTCCGACCCGGTGGCAGACGGGCCGGTGATTCAGAACGCTTCCTGCAAAGCCATTCAGCAGGGCGTCAGCCTGAAAAAAGTATTTGAAATGATGCAGGAAATCCGGGCAGAGGGCGTGGAAATCCCCATTATTTTCATGCTGTACTATAATACCATTTTTCATTGCGGACTGGAACATTTTGTGTCAGAATGCGTGCGGTGCGGTGTGGACGGTGTGATTGTACCGGATTTGCCCCTGGAGGAACAGGAGGAACTGAAACATGCGCTGGAACCGGAACATGCCCCCATACTGATACAGCTTGTATCGCCAGTGTCAGCGTCCCGTGTTCCCCATATTCTGGAGAATGCCAGGGGATTTGTATACTGTGTGTCAGGCATGGGCGTAACAGGCCAGAGCGGAGCATTTCACCGGGAAATCATCCGTTACCTTTCCGCAGTAAAGGCAGTTTCCGGAATTCCCGTGATGATGGGATTCGGGATTCGCAGTGCAGAAGACGTGGCGCCCATGAAGGATATCATTGACGGTGCCATCGTAGGTTCGCATTTTATCAGCCTGATGGAGGAATATGGCTATTCGCCGGAAAAAGCCGGGGCGTACTGCCGTACCTTCCGGCAGCAGTTAAATGCATTGTAA
- a CDS encoding DegV family protein, which translates to MAYQIITDGSCDLGVEAASQAGVRVVPFYVTFDGQTYRKEIEEISVRTFYQEMVDNPDKFPKSSLPSVQDYVEAFTPYAKEGKDIICLCITTKFSGSYNSARTAADLLLEEYPDIRIQVVDTTMDTVLQGLLVLETVRMQRDGLSFEETLEKIEKIKPTGRIIFTVGNYEYLIHGGRIGKVMGTAASTLGIKPLIMLREGEIFPTGIVRNRKKGLKRLTEQTKEHFEKTGESPDDYQIVVGYGYNYEEAEEFRNQLLASLKTYSGYEKIEIYQIGATIGVHTGPHPLGLGLLKKYDR; encoded by the coding sequence ATGGCGTATCAGATTATTACGGATGGTTCCTGCGATTTGGGCGTGGAAGCGGCCAGTCAGGCAGGAGTGCGGGTGGTACCGTTTTATGTGACCTTTGACGGACAGACATACCGGAAAGAAATTGAGGAAATCAGCGTGCGGACGTTTTATCAGGAAATGGTGGATAATCCGGATAAATTTCCCAAATCTTCCCTTCCTTCCGTGCAGGATTATGTGGAAGCCTTTACACCTTATGCAAAAGAGGGTAAAGATATTATCTGCCTGTGCATTACCACGAAATTCAGCGGTTCTTACAATTCGGCCAGAACAGCCGCCGATTTGCTGCTGGAGGAATATCCCGATATTCGGATTCAGGTGGTGGATACCACCATGGATACGGTGCTGCAGGGGCTTCTGGTACTGGAGACCGTGCGGATGCAGCGGGACGGGCTGTCTTTTGAAGAAACACTGGAAAAAATAGAGAAAATCAAGCCAACCGGAAGAATTATATTTACCGTGGGAAATTATGAATACCTGATTCACGGAGGAAGAATCGGCAAAGTAATGGGTACGGCGGCTTCCACCCTTGGAATCAAACCACTGATTATGCTGAGGGAAGGAGAGATTTTCCCCACAGGGATTGTCAGAAACCGGAAAAAGGGGCTGAAGCGCCTGACGGAACAGACAAAAGAGCATTTTGAGAAAACGGGTGAATCTCCCGACGACTATCAGATTGTGGTAGGGTACGGTTATAATTATGAGGAGGCAGAGGAATTCCGGAATCAGCTTCTGGCATCTTTGAAGACTTATTCCGGATATGAGAAGATTGAAATCTATCAGATTGGAGCCACCATAGGAGTTCATACGGGCCCCCATCCGCTGGGTCTGGGGCTTTTGAAAAAATACGACAGATAA
- the trkA gene encoding Trk system potassium transporter TrkA — protein sequence MQIIIVGCGNVGTTLTEQLSKEGHNITVVDTDSLKAESVANRFDVMGVVGNGASFTVQNEAGIEEADLLIAVTTSDELNLLCCLIARKAGGCNTIARVRNPIYNKEIAYIKEELGLSMIINPEYAAACEIARLLKFPSAIKVDTFAKGRVELMKCKIGEGSVLGGKPLTYISGGLKCDVLICSVERGEEVYIPSGNFELQEKDVISIIASSRKANEFFRKIGMTTNRIKNCMIIGGGETTYYLAKQLLPMGMEIKIIEQDKQRCNELSELLPQAMIIHGDGTERNLLYEEGMPQAHSFVSWTNLDEENIMLSLFAKSVSKAKTITKVHRIAYDEILDSMDLGSVLYPKHITAEYILQYVRAMQNSIGSNIETLYQLIEDKVEALEFRVHEKSELVGVPLKELRLKENLLIGCINRKGNIITPGGQDTIEVGDTVVVVTTSQGFHDLKDILA from the coding sequence ATGCAGATAATTATTGTGGGTTGTGGAAATGTGGGCACAACTCTGACAGAACAGTTGAGTAAGGAAGGGCACAATATTACCGTAGTAGATACAGACTCCCTGAAGGCGGAATCCGTGGCAAACCGGTTTGATGTTATGGGAGTGGTGGGAAACGGAGCAAGTTTTACAGTGCAGAACGAAGCGGGAATTGAGGAGGCGGATCTGCTGATAGCAGTTACCACTTCCGATGAATTAAATCTGCTGTGCTGCCTGATTGCCAGAAAGGCGGGCGGCTGCAACACCATTGCCAGGGTGCGCAATCCCATTTACAATAAGGAGATAGCCTATATCAAGGAAGAACTGGGATTATCCATGATTATCAACCCGGAATATGCGGCGGCCTGTGAGATTGCCCGCCTGCTGAAGTTTCCTTCCGCCATCAAGGTAGACACCTTTGCCAAAGGAAGGGTGGAGCTTATGAAATGTAAAATCGGAGAAGGCTCTGTGCTGGGCGGAAAGCCTCTGACTTATATTTCCGGCGGACTGAAATGCGACGTGCTGATTTGCTCCGTGGAGCGGGGAGAAGAAGTCTATATCCCTTCCGGTAATTTTGAGCTGCAGGAAAAAGATGTGATTTCCATCATAGCTTCTTCCAGAAAAGCCAATGAATTTTTTCGGAAAATCGGAATGACCACCAACCGGATTAAAAACTGTATGATTATCGGCGGCGGGGAGACTACATATTATCTGGCAAAACAGCTTCTGCCCATGGGTATGGAAATCAAAATCATTGAGCAGGACAAACAGCGCTGCAATGAGCTGAGCGAGCTTCTGCCCCAGGCCATGATTATCCATGGAGACGGGACGGAACGGAATCTTCTGTATGAAGAAGGAATGCCCCAGGCCCATTCCTTTGTGTCCTGGACCAATCTGGATGAAGAAAATATAATGCTGAGCCTGTTTGCAAAAAGTGTGTCAAAGGCAAAAACCATCACCAAGGTTCACCGGATTGCCTATGATGAGATTCTGGACAGTATGGATCTGGGCAGTGTGCTTTATCCCAAGCATATTACCGCCGAGTATATTCTCCAGTATGTGCGGGCCATGCAGAATTCCATCGGCAGCAATATTGAGACACTGTACCAGCTGATTGAGGATAAGGTGGAAGCACTGGAATTCCGGGTGCATGAGAAATCGGAGCTTGTGGGCGTTCCCCTGAAAGAGCTGCGCCTGAAAGAAAATCTTCTGATTGGCTGTATCAACCGGAAAGGAAATATAATCACGCCGGGAGGTCAGGATACCATTGAAGTGGGCGATACGGTAGTAGTGGTAACCACCAGTCAGGGATTCCATGATCTGAAAGATATTCTGGCATAG
- a CDS encoding phosphoribosylanthranilate isomerase yields MKLPKIKICGLTRTEEAGFLNESKADYAGFVFYEKSKRSVTIAQAENIRKELSPEIRQVAVVVSPERSLCQELEQAGFNILQIHGKMHPELPEQSRIPIWRACNLKNIRELERLEHHENIIGYVADAGQAGGGIPFDWQNCRNGREWKERYFHGKTFVLAGGLSCRNVGEGIRRFHPDVADVSSGVESSFRRSSDNQEIRRKDRKLIFDFIKEVRGQEYGT; encoded by the coding sequence ATGAAATTACCGAAAATAAAAATCTGCGGTCTTACCAGAACGGAGGAAGCCGGATTTTTGAATGAATCGAAGGCAGATTACGCAGGATTCGTCTTTTATGAGAAAAGCAAACGGAGCGTAACCATTGCTCAGGCCGAAAATATCAGGAAGGAGCTGTCCCCGGAAATCCGGCAGGTGGCGGTGGTGGTCAGTCCCGAACGGAGCTTATGCCAGGAACTGGAACAGGCAGGATTTAATATTTTACAGATACACGGAAAGATGCATCCGGAGCTGCCGGAGCAGTCCCGGATTCCCATCTGGCGCGCCTGTAACCTGAAAAATATCCGGGAACTGGAGCGTCTGGAACATCATGAGAACATAATCGGTTATGTGGCGGACGCCGGGCAGGCAGGGGGCGGAATCCCCTTTGACTGGCAGAACTGCCGGAATGGGCGGGAATGGAAAGAGCGGTATTTTCACGGCAAAACATTCGTACTGGCCGGAGGCCTTTCCTGCCGGAATGTGGGAGAGGGAATCCGGCGGTTTCATCCCGATGTGGCGGATGTGAGCTCCGGTGTGGAAAGCAGCTTCCGGAGAAGTTCGGATAATCAGGAAATAAGAAGAAAAGACAGAAAATTAATTTTTGATTTTATAAAAGAAGTGAGAGGGCAGGAATATGGAACATAA
- a CDS encoding ABC-F family ATP-binding cassette domain-containing protein, translating into MNILAAEHLRKAYTAERILLEDASFSLQEGEKVGVIGVNGMGKSTLLKLIAGVEEPDGGAVVMGNHVKTAYLEQTPVPEDTDSILQAALKGLDVQDGGMEGEAKSMLHRLGFSDVRQPVKHLSGGQKKRVALVNVLLQPVEILILDEPTNHLDSEMAGWLEDYLVRFRGAVVMVTHDRYFLDGIADRIVEVDRGNIYSYPGNYADYVALKIQRQNMEQASQRKRKSILKKELAWLARGARARSTKQKAHIQRIEDMLAQDGPPEEKRVEMSSASTRMGKKTIEVKGLSKSYGDQILIQDFTYIFLKGERIGIIGPNGCGKSTLLKLILGQVVPDEGSVEQGETIRIGYFSQDNSHMDENIRAIDYVREAGNYVDTGDGKISAAMMMERFLFDGAMQWTPVGKLSGGERRRLYLLRVLMGAPNVLILDEPTNDLDIQTLSILEDYLDSFEGIVIAVSHDRYFLERVAARIFAFEGQGHLQQYEGGYLDYLNVGKETCSRGEPAAGAGKAAKAARETSKGKPKYGEKKLKFTYKEQREYEVIEQEVAGLEEKLEKLEDDMMKHATNSLRLSELTEEKERTEAELEAKMERWVYLSELAEKIAEQNS; encoded by the coding sequence ATGAATATATTAGCAGCGGAACATTTGCGGAAAGCATATACGGCAGAACGGATTTTGCTGGAGGATGCTTCTTTCAGCCTTCAGGAAGGCGAAAAAGTCGGAGTAATCGGCGTCAACGGTATGGGGAAATCCACCCTTTTAAAACTCATTGCAGGGGTGGAGGAACCGGACGGGGGCGCTGTTGTTATGGGAAACCATGTGAAAACAGCTTACCTGGAGCAGACGCCTGTGCCGGAAGACACGGACAGTATTTTACAGGCAGCCCTGAAAGGCCTGGACGTTCAGGACGGGGGAATGGAAGGGGAGGCCAAATCCATGCTGCACCGCCTTGGGTTTTCCGATGTGAGGCAACCGGTAAAACATCTGTCCGGGGGACAGAAAAAGCGTGTGGCTCTGGTCAATGTATTGCTGCAGCCGGTGGAAATCCTGATTCTGGATGAGCCCACCAACCATCTGGACAGCGAGATGGCCGGATGGCTGGAAGATTATCTTGTAAGGTTCCGGGGCGCTGTGGTGATGGTAACCCATGACCGGTACTTTCTGGATGGGATTGCAGACCGGATTGTAGAGGTGGACCGTGGAAATATTTACAGCTATCCGGGGAATTATGCCGATTATGTGGCGTTGAAAATCCAGAGGCAGAATATGGAGCAGGCCAGTCAGCGGAAACGGAAAAGTATCCTGAAAAAGGAACTGGCCTGGCTGGCCAGAGGGGCAAGGGCCCGTTCCACCAAACAGAAAGCCCATATTCAGCGGATTGAAGACATGCTGGCTCAGGACGGGCCGCCGGAGGAAAAAAGAGTGGAGATGTCTTCGGCCTCCACCCGGATGGGGAAGAAGACCATCGAGGTCAAAGGACTGTCCAAATCATATGGAGACCAGATATTAATTCAGGATTTTACTTATATATTTCTGAAGGGAGAGCGGATTGGAATTATAGGGCCCAATGGCTGCGGGAAATCCACTCTGCTGAAACTGATTCTGGGACAGGTGGTTCCGGATGAGGGCAGCGTGGAGCAGGGGGAGACCATTCGAATCGGTTACTTTTCTCAGGATAATTCCCATATGGATGAAAACATCCGGGCCATCGACTATGTACGGGAAGCAGGGAACTATGTGGATACCGGAGACGGGAAAATCAGCGCGGCCATGATGATGGAGCGTTTTCTGTTCGACGGCGCCATGCAGTGGACTCCGGTGGGGAAACTGTCCGGAGGGGAACGCAGAAGACTGTATCTGCTGCGGGTGCTGATGGGAGCGCCCAATGTGCTGATTCTGGACGAGCCCACCAACGATTTGGATATACAGACACTGAGCATACTGGAGGATTATCTGGATTCCTTTGAAGGGATTGTGATTGCCGTGTCCCATGACCGCTATTTTCTGGAGCGTGTGGCTGCCAGAATTTTTGCATTTGAGGGACAGGGCCATTTGCAGCAGTATGAGGGAGGCTACCTGGATTATCTTAATGTCGGAAAAGAAACGTGTTCCAGAGGGGAACCGGCGGCCGGAGCAGGAAAAGCGGCGAAAGCGGCCAGAGAGACGTCGAAAGGAAAGCCGAAATACGGAGAGAAAAAACTGAAATTCACCTATAAAGAACAGAGGGAATATGAGGTTATAGAGCAGGAAGTGGCCGGACTGGAAGAAAAGCTGGAAAAGCTGGAAGACGACATGATGAAACATGCCACCAATTCCCTGCGGCTGTCGGAACTCACAGAGGAAAAGGAGCGGACAGAAGCAGAATTGGAAGCGAAAATGGAGCGGTGGGTATATCTGAGTGAGCTGGCGGAAAAGATTGCAGAACAGAACAGTTAG